The stretch of DNA gagggtggctactaacaccaacatcagccagcagaccatacggaatcgccttcatgggtttaacctccgttctcgtcgcccagctgtacggccacgcttaactcatgcccatagggcagcacgccgcgccttctgcagacgtcacgtgaggtggacacgtcagcaatggtcccaggtcctgttcagtgatgaatcacgcttcaccctgaaccacaacgacgaccgaaaaggtggcctttggtggaggttctgtaatggtctggggggccttcaccacagaacacccttgtttcatgtacaggataacctgactggcctccgataccgggatgagatccttcgaccgctggctgtgTCTACAttgcagcagatgggaccgcaggctgtctaccaggatgacaacgctcgcccccacaggacaagggtggtcaacgacctcctgcagcagtctggagtcaacagaatggagtggccagcatgcagtcccgatctcaacccgattgagaacctctgggatgagttggatcgcaaagtgaggagcaaccacccccctcccagggatgtccagcacctctaccagatgctgcaggctgagtggcaggcgcttccacagaggatcttcaccaccctggtcaactctatgaggactcgctgcgtcgagtgccagaacagccagggcggttacacgcattactgaacttttgggagcatctgaatgccatgtcttgtgatttcaacgactttgtgaaattaaatttcgatacgCACACACTTcgataaaatgtacagaccaaacgattgcttgaaattgaaggaaatgttgtatcgttatcactaaagcattgaattaaacgtttgccaaataccaacgcattggctttcttatttggaaagttctgaatttgtgtgcaagtgatccttaactttttgtgagtagtgtatatgtgacaacaatacatacatacataaataagaaaaagaatgaacgaacgaacaaaggAAGGGAGGAACATGAAAGAACGCACGAAGAAACAATTAATGAATTAAATACTGAATCTAATTATATTAACGTAATAAATAGGTTTCACAGAATTTACAGTCGAAATATTCATCTGCAGATAATGATATAAAATAAATTATTGTTTTTCCTTTGAAGATTTGAACTGTCTGCGTGTTTGAAGACTCCCAATATTTTCTTTTCGAATATTTTGATAATAGTCCCATCAGAATTTTCAGTATTTCGTACAGATATGTTGCAGTCGTTGCAATAAAGAAAACCAACAAAGATAGATTGCGGACTTAATTTTGACAGGCAGTCCAAACGGGCTTTGCTTCTGCAGTTGGTATTGCTGGTACATGATCAGAAACCTTGCTTAAACAAATGTATATGTCGTGCcatattcacggaattgccgaattcgcggaatcggcaacatttttgccgattttgcgtaatcggcaaaacgctgcccaatgcgtgaaatcggcagcgttttgccgaaatcgcgcaaaggcttctaaaatttgaccattttgcgaaatcggcagccaccTTTTGGTTTTAAAGTACTCAAAAgcctgggatatcatcacacttagacaactagatactccaatggatagatatcgcaataatcgataagttatggcaagttattgcagaaagtgtagttttcgtgcattttcggagttatgctcgacacagaccaacatagaccatacaaaacatagtagggaggtaaagcaatgttaattcaatgttctggtgacataaaaagtaacagactggctgtttcttttgcgaaatgggcaaattttagaagcctttccgcattttcggcaaaacgctgccgatttcacgtaatgggcatcgttttgccgattacgcgaaatcggcaaaaaTGGTGCCGATACCGCGAaatcggcaattccgtgaattcggcacgacatatgtATATCAATTTTCGTCAGTAAGCTAGTGTTAGAAAGCAGCTCAGCGATCaacagaatgacagaaaattGCCAGCGTACATTCTATCGCGTGCATGCTTACGATCAAGTACGATAATTGAAACCAGGTTTTTGTTTCTAATGACAGCTAAAGTCTAGTCAATAATAGCGGCCAAGGCCTGTTTGACTCAGCGGCACCCAGTCGCTTCTGGTGCAAGGGGGCCTATTCGTGAAGTGTCAACAACGTGTTGACACTGAGTCGGTTGTTTCCCTTTGACCCTGATAAATGGAAAAATAAAAGGTCAATAACCAGAACGCCTGGCACACTTACCTCCAACGTCAGTTGTAACTCATGTAAGTCCTTGCACCGAACTCGCTTGTTTAGGAGGTTTTGCATTTATGTATcactgttttcttttctttacacAAACTTCAAGTTACTTCCCAACGAGACAATCAAAGTAAGCCTTCGCTGTTCTTGCATGTACCCGAAATAACAAACTGGCCGTAAATGGAAGTAAATGGAAAATTCCATTGTAGCTATTTTTGGAAATGGGAATACCCAACGCACTAGAATTACGTAGTACATTCGCAATTGATTTGAGAAGTTTATAAATATGATCACAGCGGTGAGACCGCATTTCTTGCTGAATCGTCGCTCTACTGCAAAGATTGCGTTGGTGTTGTGTCTTTTCGATTTTCACATCCTTGACTTTAGCGGAACAAAAGGCTTCAGGATTCAACATTTTTGCACGtggtgcgttcagtttcattctgtgagttcgactgagcttgactaaatgttgtattttcgccttacgcgacttgttttcttttattttctgtttttgtttgaattaaaCTGACGTGAAGCTTGTTTTCGATTTCTACTTTACTTTACATGGTTAACAGAAACGACTTTTTCTTCTGAAAAAAGTATTTCTAATagtttgtgtctgtttttatgttttgctgattttggggtgtgtgttttttcctaccaacaaaataaaataccaTGTGGGTAGTTTTCTTTGTGCGTCAGATTGAGAAAAATATtctatttttaatttgtattttccGTCAGTTAATCGAACGGAAGAATTAGAGTAGTGCTAGCCAGGAAACCCTTAAATGATTTGGATTTGTTCGGggaaaggaagaagaagagaaaaataCAACTGACTGAGAATAGAAAGACTGCTCATATCAGTATAACTATCGATTAACTCAAAGAGCCATATCAGTCAAGCCGCGCGGACATCTGCCATTAAGTGTCATCAAAATAAATCGCGAGTAGTACTGAATAACTCCTAGCAGGAGTCTGTTACTCTTAAACAGCTATCGAGGTTGGCGTTCCTGTTTGACAATAAAGTCAGTTTTTACGGAATTTAAGTCGTTATTTTCAAGGAGAACTCAATATCCTTCTTTAGCTTAAATTTACATCTTTATTCAAAATTCAAGCGTTCCGTCTGTGTTTATTTTCTAGGAAGAAGCAAAACCTAGGAATGGGTTCCGGTACGCACGGGGCGAGCGCCAACGGGTGCAGACAACTGTTACCTGTACCAGTAGAAGCGTTGGTGACGTGTGGAATTCCAAAAGACATCGTCTTGTCTGTGTACGACAGACTCGTCTCTGCACAGGCACCATACAGTCCCTCTCGTCGGAGCAGTGAATCCATAGATGACGCGACACATGGGTCTTCCTATGACGCAATTCATTCCGGAAATGACGTTTCACAAGACCCATCACGTGGTTCACTCAGTGACGTCAGTCAGCGCGTGAGTGACGCAACGGGAAGCCCGTCACATGACTTGCCTCCTTGCAACATCTACACTGGAAGTGATGCAACGAATGGTGGGTCATGTGACTCTATAAATAGAAACATTACGGCAACCATGCTTTTTCTGGCTGTGGAGGCCGCGTGGAGGTCAGAATGGAGAGGTCATTGGCAGGATCATCAGCTTGTTTTATCTCCTGTCAACGACCACCAAGAAAACATTGTAGGTCACTGGAATTTGGGAGATCTCCAAGACGATGGCGAAAAAAACAACGAACACACATCGTCAGATTCTGTTAGCGTTCAGCAGCAACAGACTGCCGCTGGTGACCACAGTGCTGAAATAGCTGACCCTGGTGTGTCTGCTACGACCAGTGTTGACATTTCAGAGGaaaacacaacaacatcaaGCGAAACTAGAACTGCTGTTGCCGAACCCACAGAGGGATCCATATCAACGTCAGATCTTACTCATACGCCAGCCATTTCACCAGCCTCAGTGGAAAATCCGACAGCAATGGGACATGTTCCATCACCTTCTTCAGCACCGACGGAAGACGTGATGGATATCACAGATGAGAAAAATCTGGTCAGAACAGAATCACACCAGACTGTGTCATCATTGACCACAAGCATTCCAGCGACAGAAGGTGTTCCAACACCAACGGATCAACCTCAAACGTCAACTTCGCTGTTACTATCACCAAGGAGAGACGTCCATGAATTTCCACCAGAAATACACAGTGCAGCAGCAGTGACAGCAACCAACTCTGCTTCCATGCCCACATCAACACCGACAACAGAACCGCAATCACCAACTACTACTACAGAAAGGGAAAGAAATCCCAGCATAAACAAATCAGGGGAGAGAAGACGTAAGCTGGAGCGGTTGCGGGCCCTGAGATCGGAGAACAAACGACTGAAAGCCAGACAGATGTGTCGTCATTGTCACGTGAGACCGGTGTCCTTGACCTTGCTCCCTTGCggccatttttgtttttgtcaggaGTGCGGTTCGACCTTCACAGCTTGTCCTGTATGTCGTAAAACTATCCTTGCTGACGTCAGGACATTTGTGTCATAGAAACAGATGATGTCACCAAGTAAAACTGACCGCTGGACATCAACCCTGTGTACTTAcaggaaaaacaaaaaccactgaAGCTGTATGGATTTTTGTTCTCTGGGCATGACTGTTTGAGATATCTTGAACACTTCTGTGATGAAgattgtaaaaatgtaaatacTAATAATATTTGATACTTTGAGACTAAAATCAAACATCTGAACATTTATTTCATTGAAGTTATATATTTTCTGTATAAAACCCAGAAACTGTACGGATTTTCATTCTTTGGTCACGATTG from Littorina saxatilis isolate snail1 linkage group LG13, US_GU_Lsax_2.0, whole genome shotgun sequence encodes:
- the LOC138945368 gene encoding serine-rich adhesin for platelets-like isoform X1; the encoded protein is MITAVRPHFLLNRRSTAKIALVLCLFDFHILDFSGTKGFRIQHFCTWKKQNLGMGSGTHGASANGCRQLLPVPVEALVTCGIPKDIVLSVYDRLVSAQAPYSPSRRSSESIDDATHGSSYDAIHSGNDVSQDPSRGSLSDVSQRVSDATGSPSHDLPPCNIYTGSDATNGGSCDSINRNITATMLFLAVEAAWRSEWRGHWQDHQLVLSPVNDHQENIVGHWNLGDLQDDGEKNNEHTSSDSVSVQQQQTAAGDHSAEIADPGVSATTSVDISEENTTTSSETRTAVAEPTEGSISTSDLTHTPAISPASVENPTAMGHVPSPSSAPTEDVMDITDEKNLVRTESHQTVSSLTTSIPATEGVPTPTDQPQTSTSLLLSPRRDVHEFPPEIHSAAAVTATNSASMPTSTPTTEPQSPTTTTERERNPSINKSGERRRKLERLRALRSENKRLKARQMCRHCHVRPVSLTLLPCGHFCFCQECGSTFTACPVCRKTILADVRTFVS
- the LOC138945368 gene encoding serine-rich adhesin for platelets-like isoform X2, producing the protein MGSGTHGASANGCRQLLPVPVEALVTCGIPKDIVLSVYDRLVSAQAPYSPSRRSSESIDDATHGSSYDAIHSGNDVSQDPSRGSLSDVSQRVSDATGSPSHDLPPCNIYTGSDATNGGSCDSINRNITATMLFLAVEAAWRSEWRGHWQDHQLVLSPVNDHQENIVGHWNLGDLQDDGEKNNEHTSSDSVSVQQQQTAAGDHSAEIADPGVSATTSVDISEENTTTSSETRTAVAEPTEGSISTSDLTHTPAISPASVENPTAMGHVPSPSSAPTEDVMDITDEKNLVRTESHQTVSSLTTSIPATEGVPTPTDQPQTSTSLLLSPRRDVHEFPPEIHSAAAVTATNSASMPTSTPTTEPQSPTTTTERERNPSINKSGERRRKLERLRALRSENKRLKARQMCRHCHVRPVSLTLLPCGHFCFCQECGSTFTACPVCRKTILADVRTFVS